From Leptidea sinapis chromosome 12, ilLepSina1.1, whole genome shotgun sequence, the proteins below share one genomic window:
- the LOC126967159 gene encoding phosphatidylinositol 4-kinase beta isoform X2, translating to MVRKIIVVGIRHYEDPFYKSIDNKYRHVTGASGPPAGCGHQRNRSLDSVLQRIPEDMTPTSPDGAPLRLPEVPRLALPPDLPAGSDDSGIHTPPDNYDEDRPTPAAARSRESLDSGNPEDTEKPPDPPDVAQEISDTPTDTSIHKDQSLRLFESEYFDMSMAISYLFTSKPGVQSYLANKMFTFPHEDVDFYLPQLATMFIEMDDLAEVLRPYLVFRCKQSADFSLRLAWMLTAFGGDAKRSRAKKFRDSILAEEIRPAARRGHHRSQSDASALRLVAPSSRHLGDLASGRAFDNGCVCGEQCSCGAPRVAPQTKFLNAITSIGRRLTSVPDKERRIELLRAELAALDLNLPARVWLPLHRKPHHVLRILPHAAALLNSKDKAPFIMYVEVLETEHREPLPPRLLPPAPLAPHLPPVRLARSEENLAPAWPAPYLADLAADCWSHDDDDFTARPTPPDCVSQVSASGVSLSSAVSAVSGQSLSAGSGSPESVAVVAGEVRRRLADATAPNAFRHDPADPSATALKESWESKMSRMRSSSPYGSLSGWRLLGCIVKVGDDLRHEMLAAQLLRRLQAVWTLERVPLRLEPYEILCLDRDCGLIQPVLNTVSLHQIKKQSGASLRAWLSLEHGPPTSEPFLRAQRNFVESAAAYALVSYLLQLKDRHNGNILLDSEGHIIHIDFGFIFSISPKNLGFESSPFKLTQEFVDVMDGVESDMFAYFKILILRGLIAARKHCDQILHLVEVMRLGGSLSCIRSSSAVSSFRARFHVARTEQQLTALVDRLVADALHSLTTRLYDNYQYYTNGIL from the exons ATGGTTAGGAAGATAATAGTGGTCGGTATACGCCACTATGAGGATCCGTTCTACAAGTCgattgataataaatatag ACATGTGACGGGCGCAAGCGGGCCGCCGGCGGGATGCGGCCACCAGAGGAACAGGTCACTCGACTCTGTCCTCCAGAGGATACCGGAGGACATGACGCCGACCTCGCCGGATGGCGCCCCCCTCCGCCTGCCAGAGGTTCCTCGGCTGGCGCTCCCTCCGGACCTCCCTGCCGGGTCCGATGACTCCGGCATCCACACCCCTCCAGACAACTATGACGAAGACAGACCGACTCCCGCCGCCGCACGATCCAGAGAAAGCCTCGACTCAGGCAATCCAGAAGACACAGAAAAACCCCCAGACCCGCCTGATGTTGCCCAGGAAATTTCTGATACCCCAACAGATACCAGCATACATAAAGACCAGTCCTTGCGGTTGTTCGAAAGCGAATATTTCGACATGAGCATGGCCATATCATACTTATTCACCTCGAAGCCGGGCGTGCAAAGCTACCTAGCGAACAAAATGTTTACTTTCCCGCACGAGGACGTGGACTTTTATCTGCCGCAATTAGCGACCATGTTCATAGAAATGGATGATTTAGCGGAAGTGTTGCGCCCTTATCTGGTATTTCGGTGTAAGCAAAGTGCCGATTTCTCGCTACGTCTCGCTTGGATGCTGACGGCGTTCGGTGGCGATGCGAAACGGTCGAGAGCGAAAAAGTTCAGGGATTCGATCTTGGCCGAAGAGATCAGACCTGCGGCCAGGAGGGGGCACCACCGCTCCCAGTCGGATGCTTCCGCGTTGAGGCTTGTAGCACCTTCTAGTAGGCATCTGGGGGACCTGGCCTCGGGCAGGGCCTTCGACAACGGGTGCGTGTGTGGGGAACAGTGTTCATGTGGTGCGCCCAGAGTGGCTCCACAGACCAAG TTCCTCAATGCCATCACGAGCATCGGGCGGCGGCTGACTAGCGTGCCTGACAAGGAGCGGCGCATCGAACTGCTGCGGGCCGAGTTGGCAGCGCTGGACCTCAACCTGCCGGCGCGAGTGTGGCTGCCGCTGCACAGGAAGCCACACCACGTATTGAGGATCTTGCCGCACGCCGCCGCCCTGCTCAACAGCAAGGACAAG GCGCCGTTCATCATGTACGTGGAGGTGCTGGAGACAGAGCACCGCGAGCCGCTGCCGCCGCGGCTGCTGCCGCCCGCGCCGCTCGCGCCGCACCTGCCGCCCGTGCGGCTCGCGCGCAGCGAGGAGAACCTGGCGCCCGCGTGGCCCGCGCCCTACCTGGCCGACCTGGCCGCCGACTGCTGGAGCCACGACGACGACGACTTCACGGCGCGCCCCACGCCGCCCGACTGCGTCTCGCAG GTGTCGGCTTCGGGAGTGTCGCTGTCGTCGGCGGTGTCAGCGGTGTCGGGCCAGTCGTTGTCGGCGGGGTCGGGCTCCCCCGAGTCCGTGGCGGTGGTGGCGGGCGAGGTGCGGCGCCGCCTGGCCGACGCCACGGCGCCCAACGCCTTCCGCCACGACCCCGCTGACCCGTCCGCCACCGCGCTCAAG gAGTCGTGGGAGAGCAAGATGTCCCGGATGCGGTCGTCGTCCCCGTACGGCTCGCTGAGCGGCTGGCGGCTGCTGGGGTGCATCGTGAAGGTGGGCGACGACCTGCGCCACGAGATGTTGGCGGCGCAGCTGCTGCGGCGGCTGCAGGCCGTGTGGACCCTGGAGCGGGTGCCGCTGCGGCTGGAGCCCTACGAGATACTGTGTCTGGACCGGGACTGCGGCCTCATCCAGCCG GTGCTGAACACCGTATCGCTGCACCAGATCAAGAAGCAGTCGGGCGCGTCCCTGCGCGCGTGGCTCTCGCTGGAGCACGGGCCGCCCACCAGCGAGCCGTTCCTGCGCGCGCAGAGGAACTTCGTGGAGTCAGCGGCCGCCTACGCGCTCGTCAGCTACCTGCTGCAGCTCAAGGACAG acaCAACGGAAACATTTTATTGGACAGCGAAGGCCACATAATTCATATCGACTTTGGTTTTATATTTTCCATATCACCGAAGAATTTAGGATTTGAAAGTTCACCATTTAAA CTGACGCAAGAGTTCGTGGACGTGATGGACGGCGTCGAGTCAGACATGTTCGCGTACTTCAAGATACTGATACTGCGAGGACTGATCGCGGCCCGCAAGCACTGCGACCAGATACTGCATCTGGTGGAAGTCATGCGCTTGG GAGGCAGTCTGTCGTGCATCCGCAGCAGCAGCGCTGTGTCGTCGTTCCGCGCGCGCTTCCACGTGGCGCGCACCGAGCAGCAGCTGACCGCGCTCGTCGACCGGCTCGTGGCGGACGCGCTGCACTCGCTCACCACGCGCCTCTACGACAACTACCAGTACTACACCAACGGCATTCTGTAA
- the LOC126967159 gene encoding phosphatidylinositol 4-kinase beta isoform X1, giving the protein MLEDVPIHGSRQNARSKTLTHQRNLSLDFRHVTGASGPPAGCGHQRNRSLDSVLQRIPEDMTPTSPDGAPLRLPEVPRLALPPDLPAGSDDSGIHTPPDNYDEDRPTPAAARSRESLDSGNPEDTEKPPDPPDVAQEISDTPTDTSIHKDQSLRLFESEYFDMSMAISYLFTSKPGVQSYLANKMFTFPHEDVDFYLPQLATMFIEMDDLAEVLRPYLVFRCKQSADFSLRLAWMLTAFGGDAKRSRAKKFRDSILAEEIRPAARRGHHRSQSDASALRLVAPSSRHLGDLASGRAFDNGCVCGEQCSCGAPRVAPQTKFLNAITSIGRRLTSVPDKERRIELLRAELAALDLNLPARVWLPLHRKPHHVLRILPHAAALLNSKDKAPFIMYVEVLETEHREPLPPRLLPPAPLAPHLPPVRLARSEENLAPAWPAPYLADLAADCWSHDDDDFTARPTPPDCVSQVSASGVSLSSAVSAVSGQSLSAGSGSPESVAVVAGEVRRRLADATAPNAFRHDPADPSATALKESWESKMSRMRSSSPYGSLSGWRLLGCIVKVGDDLRHEMLAAQLLRRLQAVWTLERVPLRLEPYEILCLDRDCGLIQPVLNTVSLHQIKKQSGASLRAWLSLEHGPPTSEPFLRAQRNFVESAAAYALVSYLLQLKDRHNGNILLDSEGHIIHIDFGFIFSISPKNLGFESSPFKLTQEFVDVMDGVESDMFAYFKILILRGLIAARKHCDQILHLVEVMRLGGSLSCIRSSSAVSSFRARFHVARTEQQLTALVDRLVADALHSLTTRLYDNYQYYTNGIL; this is encoded by the exons ACATGTGACGGGCGCAAGCGGGCCGCCGGCGGGATGCGGCCACCAGAGGAACAGGTCACTCGACTCTGTCCTCCAGAGGATACCGGAGGACATGACGCCGACCTCGCCGGATGGCGCCCCCCTCCGCCTGCCAGAGGTTCCTCGGCTGGCGCTCCCTCCGGACCTCCCTGCCGGGTCCGATGACTCCGGCATCCACACCCCTCCAGACAACTATGACGAAGACAGACCGACTCCCGCCGCCGCACGATCCAGAGAAAGCCTCGACTCAGGCAATCCAGAAGACACAGAAAAACCCCCAGACCCGCCTGATGTTGCCCAGGAAATTTCTGATACCCCAACAGATACCAGCATACATAAAGACCAGTCCTTGCGGTTGTTCGAAAGCGAATATTTCGACATGAGCATGGCCATATCATACTTATTCACCTCGAAGCCGGGCGTGCAAAGCTACCTAGCGAACAAAATGTTTACTTTCCCGCACGAGGACGTGGACTTTTATCTGCCGCAATTAGCGACCATGTTCATAGAAATGGATGATTTAGCGGAAGTGTTGCGCCCTTATCTGGTATTTCGGTGTAAGCAAAGTGCCGATTTCTCGCTACGTCTCGCTTGGATGCTGACGGCGTTCGGTGGCGATGCGAAACGGTCGAGAGCGAAAAAGTTCAGGGATTCGATCTTGGCCGAAGAGATCAGACCTGCGGCCAGGAGGGGGCACCACCGCTCCCAGTCGGATGCTTCCGCGTTGAGGCTTGTAGCACCTTCTAGTAGGCATCTGGGGGACCTGGCCTCGGGCAGGGCCTTCGACAACGGGTGCGTGTGTGGGGAACAGTGTTCATGTGGTGCGCCCAGAGTGGCTCCACAGACCAAG TTCCTCAATGCCATCACGAGCATCGGGCGGCGGCTGACTAGCGTGCCTGACAAGGAGCGGCGCATCGAACTGCTGCGGGCCGAGTTGGCAGCGCTGGACCTCAACCTGCCGGCGCGAGTGTGGCTGCCGCTGCACAGGAAGCCACACCACGTATTGAGGATCTTGCCGCACGCCGCCGCCCTGCTCAACAGCAAGGACAAG GCGCCGTTCATCATGTACGTGGAGGTGCTGGAGACAGAGCACCGCGAGCCGCTGCCGCCGCGGCTGCTGCCGCCCGCGCCGCTCGCGCCGCACCTGCCGCCCGTGCGGCTCGCGCGCAGCGAGGAGAACCTGGCGCCCGCGTGGCCCGCGCCCTACCTGGCCGACCTGGCCGCCGACTGCTGGAGCCACGACGACGACGACTTCACGGCGCGCCCCACGCCGCCCGACTGCGTCTCGCAG GTGTCGGCTTCGGGAGTGTCGCTGTCGTCGGCGGTGTCAGCGGTGTCGGGCCAGTCGTTGTCGGCGGGGTCGGGCTCCCCCGAGTCCGTGGCGGTGGTGGCGGGCGAGGTGCGGCGCCGCCTGGCCGACGCCACGGCGCCCAACGCCTTCCGCCACGACCCCGCTGACCCGTCCGCCACCGCGCTCAAG gAGTCGTGGGAGAGCAAGATGTCCCGGATGCGGTCGTCGTCCCCGTACGGCTCGCTGAGCGGCTGGCGGCTGCTGGGGTGCATCGTGAAGGTGGGCGACGACCTGCGCCACGAGATGTTGGCGGCGCAGCTGCTGCGGCGGCTGCAGGCCGTGTGGACCCTGGAGCGGGTGCCGCTGCGGCTGGAGCCCTACGAGATACTGTGTCTGGACCGGGACTGCGGCCTCATCCAGCCG GTGCTGAACACCGTATCGCTGCACCAGATCAAGAAGCAGTCGGGCGCGTCCCTGCGCGCGTGGCTCTCGCTGGAGCACGGGCCGCCCACCAGCGAGCCGTTCCTGCGCGCGCAGAGGAACTTCGTGGAGTCAGCGGCCGCCTACGCGCTCGTCAGCTACCTGCTGCAGCTCAAGGACAG acaCAACGGAAACATTTTATTGGACAGCGAAGGCCACATAATTCATATCGACTTTGGTTTTATATTTTCCATATCACCGAAGAATTTAGGATTTGAAAGTTCACCATTTAAA CTGACGCAAGAGTTCGTGGACGTGATGGACGGCGTCGAGTCAGACATGTTCGCGTACTTCAAGATACTGATACTGCGAGGACTGATCGCGGCCCGCAAGCACTGCGACCAGATACTGCATCTGGTGGAAGTCATGCGCTTGG GAGGCAGTCTGTCGTGCATCCGCAGCAGCAGCGCTGTGTCGTCGTTCCGCGCGCGCTTCCACGTGGCGCGCACCGAGCAGCAGCTGACCGCGCTCGTCGACCGGCTCGTGGCGGACGCGCTGCACTCGCTCACCACGCGCCTCTACGACAACTACCAGTACTACACCAACGGCATTCTGTAA